In Paenibacillus sonchi, a single genomic region encodes these proteins:
- a CDS encoding aspartyl-phosphate phosphatase Spo0E family protein: MIVLSADYYLPSFGGECLTGSGKRPPKGDVNARRLSLEDEILTLRSRMEQLFVQENSFTSAKVIEISSLLDLKINEYMKGHSRRR, encoded by the coding sequence ATGATTGTGCTCAGCGCCGATTATTACTTGCCTTCCTTCGGCGGCGAATGTTTGACCGGAAGCGGCAAACGGCCCCCCAAAGGTGATGTTAACGCACGCAGACTCTCTCTGGAGGATGAGATCCTCACACTCCGCAGCAGGATGGAACAGCTTTTTGTACAGGAGAATTCCTTCACTTCGGCTAAGGTGATTGAAATCAGCAGCCTGCTGGACCTGAAAATAAACGAATACATGAAGGGG